One Nicotiana tomentosiformis chromosome 1, ASM39032v3, whole genome shotgun sequence genomic window, ttttattaatgagAAGATTTTATAGGTATACAAATATGATCCATAATCTATTTGAGATCATAAGTTTCAAAAAGTTATAGCTACAcaattattaaaatatatttaagatcataaattttaaaaatctttatttctttcttaaattaTGTTTCGAACCATACTACGTCACCTTAATTGGAATGGAGAAAATAAACCTTGTCTTTTACTCCTAACTAATGCAATAGGCTCATTTCGAACTCAATATTTTCTAGGAAACATAGATATCTAGGTAAAAATTTActaattaatataataaatatttgaTAAGAACCCATAATTTTATAGTACAACTACTTCAATGCTAAAAGCCATATTGAATCTGCCTTTGGTCTGTGTTTGTAAGATAAGGAATTTGTTTGGTGTTTTACTAATTACTATGTAGTATATGACTAGATTTTAAACATTTTCGTATACATTATAGGTTGCAGAAAAGCATGTTCAAGAGATTGAAACTATGAAGGAAAAAACGAGAAGTATGTTATTAGCATGTGGAAGAACAATATCTGAGAAATTGAATCTAATAGACATTATTGAACGCCTTGGCATAGCTTATCATTTTGAGAAACAAATAGAAGACATGTTGGATCAGATTTATAAAGAAGATCCAAACTTTGAAGGTCATGAGTACAATGACTTGTACACTTGTGCCCTTCAATTTCGAATGCTGAGACAACATTGTTACAATATCTCACCAGGTAATTAAGTTCAATATTATTATGAATCGAGTGCATCTTTCTTCTATGTGAAAATTTGGTGAatttgtagtatttttttattttatttgaatttaacTCAAATGGAGGGACATGATGAATGAGGATTTACATAACTGACTAATAACTTGCTTGCGACTGAAACATAGTTGTATTTGAAGCTAGCTTACATGTCCATTACAAGGAAGGCTAGCTAATCTTGTTTGTTGATTTCAAATcagatatttttaaaaaattccaaTATGGCTATGGGCAATTCAGGAGGAGTCTTAGTACCGATATTTTGGGCATGTTGTGCTTATATGAAGCTTCACATATGAGGACTCATTGTGAATGTATTTTAGACGAAACACTTGCTTTCACTACGACACACCTTCAGTCTGCAGCTCAACATGATTTGAAGTCCGCTCTGAAAAAACAAGTTACACATGCCCTTGAGCAATCTTTACAAAAGGGCATACCAAGAGCCGAGACACGCTACTATATTTCTATCTATGAGGAGGATGAATCGAAAAATGATGTGTTACTACTATTTGCCAAATTGGATTTCAATTTACTTCAAATGTTGTACAAAAAAGAACTCGGGGAAATATCAAGGTATATAGGGAAATGCTTTGagataaaacaaagaaaaaataatgaTTTCTCTACTCTGATAACTATTAATTATTGTGCATTTTGCAGGTGGTGGAAAGACTTGAATTTCATGACAACACTTCCGTATACTAAAGATAGAATAGTTGAGTGTCACTTTTGGACGGTAGGAGTTTACTTTGAACCTCAATATTCTCAAGCTCGTATTATGCTTGCCAAGACTATAGCAATGATTTCAATAGTATATGACACTTTCAATGCTAGTGACAGCGTGAAAGAACTTGACATTTACACTGATGCCATACAAAGGTATGAATATGAATCTAATACTTTACAATTTTATTACTAATTAATAAAAACAATTACTAGAAACCAAAAGAATTTTGTTTGCAGTGATTAAGAATGACAGTGAATTATTTTCACATTTCTTTAATTTAAGACCAACCTGAGTGACAGTGAATTTTCACTTTTTCTGTAAGTCGGGACTCGTACAAGTCAATCACCATGCGTTTTTTTCTGGCGC contains:
- the LOC104091864 gene encoding vetispiradiene synthase 3-like; translated protein: MALAAVTNTLLHYPEETLHPIPNLSPCLWGDSFLSFAVDNKVAEKHVQEIETMKEKTRSMLLACGRTISEKLNLIDIIERLGIAYHFEKQIEDMLDQIYKEDPNFEGHEYNDLYTCALQFRMLRQHCYNISPDIFKKFQYGYGQFRRSLSTDILGMLCLYEASHMRTHCECILDETLAFTTTHLQSAAQHDLKSALKKQVTHALEQSLQKGIPRAETRYYISIYEEDESKNDVLLLFAKLDFNLLQMLYKKELGEISRWWKDLNFMTTLPYTKDRIVECHFWTVGVYFEPQYSQARIMLAKTIAMISIVYDTFNASDSVKELDIYTDAIQRWDINQIDQLPNYLKLSYKALLDLYEDYEKELSKDGRSSVVHYAKERMKEVVRSYYVEKIWFIKGYMPHVSQYLNNALATSTYYLLTTTSCLGMKSAIEEDFEWLSKKPKILETNATLCRVVDNIASYEVEKSKGQISTRIECYMRDYGVLTEELMDKFQEMVEIAWKDVNKGILKPTHVPREILNRILNLARVIDVTYKYNQSGKSF